The following coding sequences are from one Lolium rigidum isolate FL_2022 chromosome 6, APGP_CSIRO_Lrig_0.1, whole genome shotgun sequence window:
- the LOC124662688 gene encoding B3 domain-containing protein Os03g0212300-like: MVTLRSQRETGKSVPPEAPGQADLEFCKYMSYGHSWEKLVLPDKFGSTVMGRGLPEVKLRVAGGERRAWDVEVVADEYGDVYLAGGWREFARTNGLELGQLLFFRYDGVALITIRVLEGKPSPDQDEEEEDGAEGNSSPPALAPAPVPAPMGSESSNGGGDTADVGTVDPASSQFIVMLKECHFGLKQHQYLHVPADFHKAHGYTERRRVVLQMRGKSWTVNLKHTKLVRSGRRRSALRYGWHQFCVDNGLGLGDTCFFHALPEGSGEDHVLRVEVRKQDGTIVK; the protein is encoded by the exons ATGGTGACTCTGCGCTCTCAGAG AGAAACCGGGAAATCGGTGCCGCCGGAGGCGCCGGGCCAAGCCGATCTGGAGTTCTGCAAGTACATGTCATACGGACACTCCTGGGAGAAACTG GTGCTGCCTGACAAGTTCGGGAGCACGGTCATGGGCCGTGGGCTCCCGGAGGTGAAGCTGCGGGTGGCAGGCGGAGAGCGGCGCGCGTGGGACGTGGAGGTCGTGGCCGACGAGTACGGCGACGTGTACCTCGCTGGCGGCTGGCGGGAGTTCGCTCGCACCAACGGCCTGGAGCTGGGCCAGCTCCTCTTCTTCCGCTACGACGGCGTTGCCCTGATCACCATCAGGGTCTTGGAGGGGAAACCCTCACCCgaccaggacgaggaggaggaggacggcgccg AAGGGAACTCTTCGCCGCCGGCGCTGGCCCCGGCACCAGTGCCGGCCCCGATGGGCAGTGAAAGCAGTAACGGTGGCGGCGACACGGCGGACGTGGGCACCGTTGACCCGGCGTCATCGCAGTTCATCGTGATGCTGAAGGAGTGCCACTTCGGCCTGAAGCAGCATCAGTACCTG CACGTGCCTGCAGATTTCCATAAGGCCCATGGATACACGGAGAGGAGGAGGGTGGTGCTGCAGATGCGCGGCAAGTCGTGGACCGTGAACCTCAAGCATACCAAGCTCGTCAGAAGCGGGAGGAGACGCTCGGCGCTCAGGTACGGGTGGCACCAGTTCTGCGTCGACAACGGTCTTGGCCTCGGCGACACCTGCTTCTTCCATGCGCTCCCGGAGGGCAGCGGCGAGGACCACGTGCTCAGGGTTGAGGTGCGCAAGCAAGACGGCACCATTGTCAAGTGA